Proteins encoded together in one Dechloromonas sp. HYN0024 window:
- a CDS encoding PEP-CTERM sorting domain-containing protein, protein MKFKFKALVAAVALAAVAGQASATLAAPASAAATSDVIFFAIDQAAGNSFAFDLGAVSGLTTLNQNITGSAFNAYLAAEGGSLANTTWGIVYNQGNNAASSLWGTTVTAGTLIGSETSTKMSGGRVVLNNFFALTALTGAGTSAYTNAANAGNFTNGMKNSWGGNAAGWTTDNVVGTAADFYTVTAATSAAGGTLVASGITFDGTTVAVAAVPEPETYSMLAAGLLMLGAVARRRKA, encoded by the coding sequence ATGAAATTCAAGTTCAAGGCACTCGTTGCCGCCGTCGCCTTGGCTGCTGTTGCTGGTCAAGCTTCTGCTACCCTTGCAGCTCCGGCCTCAGCCGCTGCTACCTCTGATGTGATCTTCTTCGCCATCGACCAGGCTGCGGGCAATTCTTTTGCCTTTGACCTGGGCGCTGTCTCCGGTCTGACCACCCTGAACCAGAACATCACGGGTTCTGCTTTCAACGCCTACCTGGCTGCCGAAGGTGGTTCGCTGGCCAATACCACCTGGGGTATCGTTTATAACCAAGGTAACAATGCTGCATCCAGCCTGTGGGGTACCACCGTTACCGCTGGTACGCTCATCGGCAGCGAAACCTCTACCAAAATGTCCGGTGGCCGTGTTGTCCTGAATAACTTCTTCGCACTGACCGCTCTGACTGGTGCTGGTACTTCTGCCTACACCAATGCTGCCAATGCTGGTAATTTCACCAATGGCATGAAGAATAGCTGGGGCGGCAACGCTGCTGGCTGGACGACCGACAACGTCGTTGGTACCGCTGCTGATTTCTACACCGTGACTGCTGCTACCAGCGCCGCTGGCGGCACCCTGGTTGCTTCGGGCATCACCTTCGACGGTACGACTGTTGCCGTTGCTGCCGTGCCGGAACCCGAAACCTACAGCATGCTGGCCGCCGGCCTGCTCATGCTGGGTGCTGTTGCCCGCCGTCGCAAGGCCTAA
- a CDS encoding helix-turn-helix transcriptional regulator, which produces MKSSNVRAIQTVKPMNDITRLSEIEQGGLLHAIETAIDVHKRSQFQAWMAGPFFQLLPHDSLVCIEVGDHGKVSLVEFLHHRLVDAELIDFLCDPSQGLAMRLIRLFRTKARMSYAVDTTLFESLLKAYHQNRHPESSQLTNAVVHRTRFMSGAAYFFILFNVPTEHLQRSPHLFKLLSSHLKMVLSRVIHTHEMHGHVSLTEREIEILGWMAGNKSNREIGVALAISPITVKTHVNKIFRKLDVQNRADAVSRGQAIFAARRLENKD; this is translated from the coding sequence ATGAAATCCTCGAATGTGCGTGCCATCCAAACGGTCAAACCGATGAATGACATAACCAGGCTTAGCGAGATTGAACAGGGCGGTCTCCTGCATGCCATTGAAACGGCCATTGATGTTCACAAGCGCAGTCAGTTTCAAGCCTGGATGGCCGGGCCATTCTTTCAATTACTGCCCCACGACAGCCTCGTCTGCATCGAGGTCGGCGATCACGGCAAGGTCAGCCTCGTCGAGTTCCTGCACCACCGCCTGGTCGACGCCGAACTCATTGATTTTCTCTGCGATCCCTCACAAGGACTGGCCATGCGCCTGATCCGCCTGTTTCGGACCAAGGCGCGCATGTCCTACGCCGTCGATACCACCTTGTTCGAATCCCTGCTCAAGGCATATCACCAGAACCGGCACCCGGAATCGAGCCAGCTGACCAACGCCGTGGTTCATCGCACCCGGTTCATGTCCGGGGCGGCCTATTTCTTCATTTTGTTCAATGTCCCGACCGAGCACCTGCAACGCAGTCCGCATCTTTTCAAGTTGCTCTCGTCGCACCTGAAAATGGTGCTGTCGCGGGTAATTCACACGCACGAAATGCATGGCCATGTCTCCCTGACCGAGCGGGAAATCGAAATTCTCGGCTGGATGGCCGGCAACAAGAGCAATCGAGAAATCGGCGTGGCACTGGCGATCAGTCCGATCACCGTCAAAACCCACGTTAACAAGATATTTCGCAAGCTCGATGTGCAGAATCGGGCCGATGCCGTGTCGCGCGGACAGGCGATTTTCGCCGCACGGCGTCTCGAGAACAAGGACTGA
- the epsA gene encoding XrtB/PEP-CTERM-associated transcriptional regulator EpsA, whose translation MNDLVTLDSVDAERLLYAIDTSLKVYRRHQFFLWVQGGLQSILPHDTLVCAFGDLSGGRYKIEAFSSQEVDRGFIDDIGHPTEGLLSKLINEWQRLGCTPAIIQTSAAAGAAHPSLMPELHRHDVSCIAGHGAYDFSGTEGAYFAFLRVPEPVSPRLRYMLEVFVPYLRMALIRVVESEAGNDAGLLTSPKALLSSREIEVLQLLHEGRTNHEIGQRLDISPLTVKNHVQKILRKLNANNRTAAAAKAKEYRLVDLGTTESA comes from the coding sequence GTGAACGATCTTGTAACCCTGGACAGCGTTGATGCCGAACGCCTGCTATACGCAATTGACACGTCGTTGAAGGTGTATCGCCGCCACCAGTTTTTTCTCTGGGTGCAGGGCGGCTTGCAGAGCATTCTGCCGCACGATACGCTGGTCTGTGCCTTTGGCGACCTTTCCGGAGGTCGTTACAAGATCGAGGCATTTTCCAGCCAGGAAGTTGACCGCGGTTTCATCGACGATATCGGACATCCGACCGAAGGACTGCTTTCCAAGCTGATCAACGAGTGGCAGCGCCTTGGCTGCACCCCCGCCATCATTCAGACCAGTGCGGCTGCAGGTGCGGCGCACCCCTCGCTGATGCCGGAACTGCACCGGCACGACGTGAGTTGCATTGCCGGACACGGCGCCTATGACTTTTCCGGAACGGAGGGTGCCTATTTTGCCTTTCTGCGCGTGCCCGAGCCGGTCTCGCCCCGCTTGCGCTACATGCTCGAAGTCTTCGTGCCATACCTGCGCATGGCACTGATTCGCGTCGTTGAAAGCGAAGCCGGTAATGACGCGGGGCTTCTGACCTCGCCGAAAGCATTGCTCAGCTCGCGCGAAATCGAGGTTCTGCAACTGTTGCATGAAGGCCGGACCAACCACGAGATCGGCCAGCGCCTCGACATCAGCCCGCTGACCGTGAAAAACCATGTGCAGAAAATTCTCCGCAAGCTCAATGCCAACAACCGCACTGCGGCCGCCGCAAAAGCCAAGGAATATCGCCTGGTTGACCTGGGTACTACGGAAAGCGCCTGA
- a CDS encoding type II secretion system protein, protein MKGRQGGFSYLFTLFMVALGGIMLVASTQTAWMESKRDKEAELLFAGNEIRNAIEAYAKATPPLQANPGATGTVGGGGQYPIQLEDLLADHRHTPPLRHLRRIYIDPMTGSKEWELIQEGGRIIGVYSRSLEKPLKTAKFGKGYESFAKANSYADWKFSPIQQDTAKPAAAINGPVGNPSAAGPTPAVSPADESPSSQQSSPLSPIVEFPPDPTPVTPDKPAQQTADGQQSNAYRVLQCVIAYGNAMRECRRASGNSACMAGAQASRDACLAGG, encoded by the coding sequence ATGAAAGGCCGGCAAGGCGGCTTCAGCTATCTGTTCACACTGTTCATGGTTGCCCTCGGAGGCATCATGCTGGTCGCCTCGACGCAGACGGCGTGGATGGAGTCGAAGCGGGACAAGGAAGCGGAACTTCTGTTTGCCGGCAACGAGATCAGGAACGCTATCGAAGCCTACGCCAAGGCAACGCCGCCACTGCAGGCCAATCCCGGAGCAACCGGAACGGTCGGCGGGGGAGGGCAATACCCCATCCAATTGGAGGATTTGCTGGCAGATCACCGCCATACGCCACCCCTGCGCCATTTGCGCCGGATATACATCGATCCGATGACCGGCAGCAAGGAATGGGAGCTGATCCAGGAAGGCGGAAGGATCATCGGCGTCTATAGTCGGTCGCTGGAAAAGCCCCTGAAAACGGCAAAGTTTGGGAAAGGCTACGAGTCTTTTGCCAAGGCAAACAGCTACGCCGACTGGAAATTTTCCCCGATCCAGCAGGACACCGCCAAGCCTGCGGCGGCCATTAATGGACCTGTCGGTAATCCGTCAGCAGCGGGTCCGACGCCTGCTGTGTCGCCCGCCGATGAATCGCCATCCTCACAGCAATCGTCACCACTGTCGCCAATTGTCGAGTTCCCGCCTGATCCAACACCGGTCACGCCTGATAAACCGGCACAGCAAACTGCCGATGGTCAGCAGAGTAATGCGTATCGTGTCCTGCAATGCGTGATCGCTTATGGCAATGCCATGCGCGAGTGTCGTCGCGCTTCGGGTAATTCGGCCTGCATGGCGGGTGCCCAGGCCAGTCGCGATGCCTGTCTGGCCGGTGGGTGA
- a CDS encoding type II secretion system protein encodes MKKNGFTLIELMVVMAIIATLLAISSPKYFQHLHRAQESALHETLFVVRDAIDKFHSDQGRYPDSLDELVERRYLRSLPIDPVTDSTSTWEIVPPPSSKTKGSVYDLHSGAPGESRSGTPFAEW; translated from the coding sequence ATGAAAAAGAACGGATTCACACTCATCGAGCTGATGGTGGTGATGGCCATCATTGCTACCTTGCTGGCTATTTCATCGCCGAAATATTTCCAGCATCTGCACCGTGCCCAGGAGTCGGCACTGCATGAAACGCTCTTTGTCGTGCGCGATGCCATCGACAAATTCCATAGTGATCAGGGGCGCTATCCCGACAGCCTCGATGAACTTGTCGAGCGCCGCTACCTGCGCAGTCTGCCCATCGATCCGGTGACCGACAGCACAAGCACCTGGGAGATCGTGCCGCCGCCTTCAAGCAAGACCAAGGGTTCGGTCTACGACCTGCACAGCGGGGCGCCGGGCGAGAGCCGCAGCGGCACCCCGTTCGCCGAATGGTGA
- a CDS encoding type II secretion system protein: MRKARGFTLIELAVVAAVVGILAVAAVPLAELNSKRAKEQELRRSLREVRVGLDAYKAAVDSGHIAKRAGGSGYPPRLEDLTAGIGDIQTPTLTKIYFLRRLPRDPTFPDATVPAAQTWGKRSYASSPEMPTEGDDIFDVYSLSDSTGINGVPYRDW; encoded by the coding sequence GTGCGTAAGGCGCGCGGCTTCACGCTGATCGAACTGGCGGTGGTGGCTGCCGTTGTCGGCATTCTCGCCGTCGCGGCAGTGCCGCTCGCCGAACTCAACAGCAAGCGGGCCAAGGAGCAGGAACTGCGGCGCTCGCTGCGGGAAGTTCGGGTCGGGCTGGATGCTTACAAAGCGGCCGTCGATTCGGGACATATCGCCAAGCGGGCCGGTGGTAGCGGCTATCCACCGCGCCTCGAAGACCTGACAGCCGGAATCGGCGACATTCAGACCCCGACGCTGACCAAGATTTACTTTCTTCGCCGCCTGCCGCGCGATCCGACCTTTCCCGATGCCACCGTGCCCGCAGCCCAAACCTGGGGCAAGCGCAGCTACGCCAGTTCGCCCGAGATGCCGACCGAAGGTGACGATATTTTCGATGTGTACTCGCTCTCCGACTCCACGGGGATCAACGGCGTTCCCTATCGTGACTGGTAA